One genomic window of Mucilaginibacter sp. SJ includes the following:
- a CDS encoding Gfo/Idh/MocA family protein, with protein sequence MIKWGIIGCGRIAHRFMQGFAAVEEVELVASYSRRAEIVDAFVAQYGGKACRSIEELLASDIDAVYIATLPDSHAAYSIAALKAGKHVLCEKPVTVNLTEFDEVLAVAKQTGLLFMEGMKPPFFPLYSKLKECLVNDPIGPVGYVRAGSAVADCPHGHPNYNLELVGGSLMGIAIYEAFLALDWLGPMQDIQTMGRFGETGIDMFAIFQTLHQNGYAQLYCGFDMHGKGDALIVGTLGHITIHKNWWNPAKATISYLDGRTIELDEPFIAGGLNYEIIHFCELIKQGQTESPVLPHELSRQMIAMIDQAREQIGLKYPVER encoded by the coding sequence ATGATAAAATGGGGAATAATAGGATGCGGGCGTATTGCACACAGGTTTATGCAAGGCTTTGCTGCCGTTGAGGAGGTTGAACTGGTAGCCTCCTATTCCCGCCGAGCCGAAATCGTTGATGCCTTTGTTGCACAATATGGCGGTAAAGCTTGCCGTAGTATTGAAGAATTGCTTGCCAGTGATATCGACGCTGTTTATATAGCTACGTTACCCGATAGCCATGCAGCCTATAGTATTGCTGCCCTTAAAGCAGGCAAGCATGTGCTTTGTGAAAAACCGGTAACAGTAAACCTCACCGAATTTGACGAGGTACTTGCCGTTGCTAAACAAACGGGCTTGCTTTTCATGGAAGGCATGAAGCCTCCCTTCTTTCCCCTATACAGTAAGCTGAAGGAATGCCTGGTTAATGACCCCATTGGCCCGGTGGGTTATGTAAGAGCAGGTTCTGCTGTGGCCGATTGTCCGCACGGTCACCCAAATTATAATCTTGAGCTTGTTGGTGGCAGCCTGATGGGTATTGCCATTTATGAAGCTTTTTTAGCGCTCGACTGGCTTGGCCCCATGCAGGACATCCAAACCATGGGCAGGTTTGGTGAAACCGGGATCGATATGTTCGCCATTTTTCAAACGCTGCATCAAAATGGCTATGCACAATTGTATTGCGGCTTTGATATGCACGGCAAAGGCGATGCGCTGATAGTAGGAACATTAGGCCACATAACCATCCACAAAAACTGGTGGAACCCGGCAAAGGCAACTATCAGCTACCTTGATGGCCGCACGATAGAACTGGATGAACCATTTATCGCCGGAGGATTAAATTATGAGATCATCCATTTTTGCGAGCTTATAAAGCAAGGCCAAACGGAAAGCCCGGTATTACCACATGAGTTATCGAGACAAATGATTGCTATGATAGATCAGGCGAGGGAGCAAATAGGGTTAAAGTATCCGGTGGAGCGTTAA
- a CDS encoding IS110 family transposase, with translation MLKYSLGIDISQKDFHACLSVIDANQQVKVKASHKFSNQSTGYKELLGWISNHRKELNIPLFIVMEATGVYYESCAMYLFKAGFELAVVLPNKAKKYMQALGLKTKNDKIDAIGLARMGAEQCLELWQPMDDFFYTLRALTRHHQSLQEVKTNISNQLHADEHSIYSNKKVTKQLKKLISTIEKEMLEMKQEIDKQVFSDPEIAKKVKHITDIKGLGNITVATILAETNGFTLFRSISQLVSFSGYDVVENQSGKRTGKTRISKKGNSHIRRVLHLPAFNMIRYDVGNFRSFFDRILKRHGQKMKAYVAVQKKLLVLIYTLWKKNEAFKIDKASTQNISGEKETEPSFA, from the coding sequence ATGTTAAAGTATTCTCTTGGCATCGATATTTCTCAAAAAGATTTTCATGCCTGTCTCTCCGTTATTGATGCCAATCAACAAGTAAAAGTAAAAGCCAGCCACAAGTTTTCCAACCAGTCAACAGGGTATAAGGAATTGCTGGGGTGGATTAGTAATCACAGAAAGGAGTTAAACATTCCGCTATTTATTGTGATGGAAGCTACAGGGGTTTATTACGAGTCTTGTGCAATGTATTTGTTTAAGGCTGGATTTGAGCTTGCCGTAGTATTACCCAACAAAGCGAAAAAGTACATGCAGGCCCTGGGGCTTAAAACTAAGAATGACAAGATAGATGCCATCGGCCTTGCCCGTATGGGTGCCGAGCAATGCCTGGAATTATGGCAGCCTATGGATGATTTTTTTTATACGCTGCGCGCACTTACCCGCCATCATCAAAGTCTTCAGGAAGTGAAAACTAATATAAGCAATCAGTTGCATGCGGATGAACACAGCATTTACAGCAATAAAAAGGTAACAAAACAACTCAAAAAACTGATCTCGACTATAGAAAAAGAGATGTTGGAAATGAAACAGGAAATAGATAAGCAGGTTTTCAGTGATCCGGAAATTGCCAAGAAAGTAAAACATATAACCGATATAAAAGGGCTTGGTAATATAACCGTAGCAACAATCCTTGCAGAAACCAATGGCTTTACTTTATTCAGGTCTATTAGCCAATTGGTGAGTTTCTCTGGTTATGATGTGGTAGAAAATCAGTCAGGCAAGCGCACTGGTAAAACCAGAATCTCTAAAAAGGGTAACAGTCATATTCGGCGGGTATTACACTTACCTGCGTTTAACATGATCCGTTATGATGTTGGCAATTTCAGGAGTTTCTTTGATCGTATTCTTAAGCGGCATGGTCAGAAAATGAAAGCGTATGTTGCAGTCCAAAAGAAATTATTGGTACTTATTTATACATTATGGAAGAAAAATGAAGCTTTCAAAATTGATAAAGCTTCGACACAAAATATATCTGGAGAAAAGGAGACGGAGCCTTCTTTCGCTTAG
- a CDS encoding metallophosphoesterase family protein, protein MTSRREFFGTALTGVAALSLLPAVNSFAAEDNRYNRSTNAKLKLRFALASDIHYGQPDTDFPLHTGNMIKWLNEDHSKNHLDFVIVNGDLVHNRPDLLPEIKTKYLDKLNVPYHTIPGNHDFADAMVWKNAFGYEDKYTVEFGDIGFVLAHTADTKGIYTCPNNAFLKASLDKFADKKIVFVILHIPPTNWVKNDVFVDCPETIQLLHAYPNVKAVFHGHDHLLDGVRYTDKLPHFFDSHIGGDWGTDYKGYRIVEVDEQNAIYTYQVNASQNPVLNSAKL, encoded by the coding sequence ATGACCTCGCGCCGCGAATTTTTTGGCACTGCCTTAACAGGTGTAGCCGCTTTAAGTCTTTTACCTGCTGTTAACAGTTTTGCTGCCGAAGATAACCGGTATAACCGCAGTACCAATGCTAAACTTAAATTGAGGTTTGCTTTAGCCTCTGATATCCACTACGGTCAGCCGGATACTGATTTTCCTTTACATACCGGCAATATGATTAAATGGCTTAACGAGGACCATAGCAAAAATCACCTGGATTTTGTGATCGTTAACGGGGATTTGGTACATAACCGCCCGGATTTGCTCCCGGAGATCAAAACAAAATACCTTGATAAATTAAATGTACCCTACCATACCATCCCCGGCAATCATGATTTTGCGGATGCCATGGTTTGGAAGAATGCTTTTGGTTATGAAGATAAATACACGGTAGAGTTTGGTGATATAGGTTTCGTACTGGCCCACACCGCCGATACTAAAGGCATTTATACCTGTCCCAATAATGCATTCCTCAAAGCATCATTAGATAAGTTTGCCGATAAAAAGATTGTTTTTGTGATACTGCATATCCCGCCTACCAACTGGGTTAAGAATGATGTATTTGTTGATTGCCCGGAAACAATCCAATTGCTGCATGCTTATCCTAACGTTAAAGCTGTTTTTCACGGACACGATCATTTGTTAGATGGCGTACGCTATACCGATAAACTCCCGCATTTTTTTGATTCGCATATAGGCGGCGACTGGGGTACCGACTACAAAGGGTATCGTATTGTTGAAGTTGATGAGCAGAATGCTATTTATACCTACCAGGTAAACGCGAGCCAGAATCCGGTGTTAAACTCGGCGAAACTTTAA
- a CDS encoding glycerophosphodiester phosphodiesterase family protein, with protein sequence MRFQLLTILGLLWLLPGDGWLPNPAPVSRHKFIVAAHRGDHVIYPENTLEAYKEAIKNEADYVEIDLRTTKDGELVSMHDGSINRMTDGKGQLKDFTLAELLQLKVKSKDTASKQAFRIPPFKQILQLCKNRIGIYLDFKAADPEQAYQMIKEYGMEKQVLVYINSANQFTGWRKAAPKMPLMLSLPDSVKNTTGMKSFIEQYHPDILDGSYNQYTNEMVELAGEYHIPVWPDIQSAGEGPADWNKALAAGLKGLQTDHPAALVKFLKEKGLR encoded by the coding sequence ATGCGTTTTCAATTATTAACAATTTTGGGTTTACTATGGCTGCTGCCCGGTGATGGATGGCTGCCCAACCCGGCCCCGGTTTCGAGGCATAAGTTTATAGTCGCTGCTCATCGCGGTGATCACGTCATCTATCCGGAAAATACATTAGAGGCGTATAAGGAAGCCATAAAAAATGAGGCCGATTATGTAGAGATAGACTTGCGTACCACTAAAGATGGCGAATTGGTAAGCATGCATGACGGTAGTATTAACCGTATGACCGACGGCAAAGGCCAATTAAAAGATTTTACACTTGCCGAATTGCTGCAGTTAAAAGTTAAGAGCAAAGATACAGCAAGTAAACAGGCATTCCGGATCCCACCCTTTAAGCAGATCCTGCAATTGTGTAAAAACCGGATAGGGATCTATCTTGATTTTAAAGCTGCCGATCCTGAACAGGCTTATCAAATGATCAAGGAATATGGCATGGAAAAGCAGGTATTGGTTTATATCAACAGTGCTAATCAGTTTACAGGCTGGCGCAAGGCTGCCCCTAAAATGCCCTTAATGCTGAGCCTTCCGGATAGTGTTAAAAATACTACCGGTATGAAAAGTTTCATCGAACAGTATCATCCCGATATCCTTGACGGCTCATATAATCAATACACCAATGAGATGGTTGAATTGGCCGGCGAATATCATATCCCGGTTTGGCCGGATATCCAAAGTGCCGGTGAAGGGCCTGCAGATTGGAATAAGGCGCTTGCCGCAGGTTTGAAAGGTTTGCAAACTGATCATCCTGCAGCATTGGTGAAATTTTTGAAAGAGAAGGGATTGAGATAA
- a CDS encoding alkaline phosphatase family protein: MKKVILFVLFALSFSALYAQHKTQNVVIVTIDGLRWQEVFRGADSAIINSNDTHDKNEVRKNFWADAAGDRRKLLMPFFWSTVVEKGQLYGNRDLGSKDEVANPYHFSYPGYNEIFTGFPDKRMNTNDGIYNPNMNVLEFLNKQKGFENKVAAFTSWERFSQILNPKRAGILVNAGFMPLDVPVMNDRLKHLNELQLEAPRYISDSTRIDFLTFEFAKNYMMQYKPRALYVSFDEPDDMAHGGNYKFYLDRIKQEDGFIKQLWDYIQSEPAYKNKTTLIITCDHGRGDEPMKKWHDHGSDVVHSEQTWFAVIGPDTPASGEMKLAETTYHKQLAQTIANLLGFDFKAVAGHEVGDAIDSVTGKK; encoded by the coding sequence ATGAAAAAAGTTATCTTATTTGTATTATTCGCATTGTCGTTTTCGGCGTTATACGCCCAGCACAAAACGCAAAATGTAGTTATCGTCACTATCGATGGTTTACGCTGGCAGGAAGTTTTTCGTGGCGCCGATTCGGCCATCATCAATTCAAATGATACGCATGATAAGAATGAAGTGCGTAAAAACTTCTGGGCCGATGCCGCAGGCGATCGCCGGAAACTGCTGATGCCTTTCTTTTGGAGTACAGTAGTTGAAAAAGGGCAACTGTACGGGAACCGCGATTTGGGAAGCAAGGATGAAGTAGCTAACCCTTATCATTTTTCATACCCGGGATATAACGAAATATTTACAGGTTTCCCGGATAAGCGGATGAATACCAATGATGGGATCTATAACCCTAACATGAACGTGCTTGAGTTTCTGAACAAGCAAAAAGGTTTTGAAAACAAAGTTGCCGCATTTACATCATGGGAGCGCTTTTCGCAGATCCTGAACCCGAAACGTGCCGGTATTTTAGTTAACGCAGGTTTTATGCCCCTGGATGTTCCTGTCATGAACGATCGCCTGAAACATCTGAATGAGTTGCAGTTGGAAGCGCCACGTTATATCAGTGATTCAACCCGGATAGACTTCCTGACATTTGAGTTTGCCAAAAACTATATGATGCAATACAAGCCGCGTGCATTATATGTATCGTTTGATGAACCGGATGATATGGCTCACGGGGGTAACTATAAATTTTACCTTGATCGTATTAAACAGGAAGATGGCTTTATAAAACAACTTTGGGATTATATCCAGTCAGAACCTGCTTATAAAAACAAAACTACGTTGATCATCACCTGCGACCACGGCAGGGGAGATGAGCCAATGAAAAAATGGCATGATCACGGATCGGACGTAGTACATTCAGAGCAAACATGGTTTGCTGTTATAGGTCCGGACACCCCTGCTTCGGGCGAAATGAAGCTGGCCGAAACAACTTATCATAAGCAACTGGCTCAAACCATAGCCAATTTATTGGGCTTTGATTTTAAAGCTGTGGCAGGTCATGAAGTGGGTGATGCTATAGATAGTGTTACAGGTAAAAAATAA
- a CDS encoding SusD/RagB family nutrient-binding outer membrane lipoprotein — translation MKKIFLIYLLPLFMILTVTGCKKSFQELTVNPNVPNAVPASLLFNGLLNSMADMPDGSDETYSQYYINNYDYYGNNRYDFGSGDNYYNALKNVMAMEDQAVKGGAKAVNPYSALGKFFRAYFFSKMSMEEGDIPMTQALQGLTNLTPAYDAQKTVMTQSLSWLESANADLATLIASGDNTLAGDIYLNNSLTAWQKVVNAFRIRLLVQLSKKTADIDVVNQFAAILGNPTKYPLMTSAADNLQYTFVSPTNYYPQTPDNFGQSGSRKNTSATYIGLLTSLKDPRVFVTAEPARYNVDNLKESPTSFSSFIGADPGLDLGVMYNNAGLQKYSFLNRKRYYSTYTGEPSIQIGYPELMFNIAEGINRGWATGNAEDYYIKGIQASFAFYSIPTGSGTFTAYFYRPGSTNVAALSNYDTYTINVDWATYYAQTGVKYTTGTTGLTKILQQKYLALFRHSGLESYFTYRRTGVPTFTTGPGTGNGGRIATRFQYPQSERTSNADNYNKALVSQYGGNDDINGIMYILK, via the coding sequence ATGAAAAAGATATTTTTAATTTACTTATTGCCGTTATTTATGATACTAACGGTAACGGGTTGCAAAAAAAGCTTCCAGGAGTTAACCGTTAACCCTAACGTACCTAACGCTGTACCGGCGTCGTTGCTTTTCAATGGCCTCTTAAACAGCATGGCCGATATGCCCGATGGCTCGGACGAAACTTATTCGCAGTACTACATCAATAACTACGATTATTACGGAAATAACCGGTATGATTTTGGCAGTGGCGACAATTATTACAACGCTTTAAAAAATGTTATGGCCATGGAAGATCAGGCCGTTAAAGGTGGGGCCAAAGCAGTTAACCCATATAGCGCTTTAGGTAAATTTTTCCGGGCTTATTTTTTTAGTAAAATGAGCATGGAAGAAGGAGATATTCCAATGACCCAAGCATTACAGGGTTTAACTAATCTTACCCCTGCTTATGATGCTCAAAAAACAGTAATGACCCAGTCATTAAGCTGGCTGGAGAGCGCCAATGCTGACCTTGCCACGTTAATTGCCTCAGGCGACAATACGCTTGCCGGTGATATTTACCTGAACAATAGCTTAACCGCCTGGCAAAAAGTGGTAAACGCATTCAGGATCAGGTTGCTTGTACAGTTAAGCAAAAAAACTGCTGATATAGACGTTGTAAATCAATTTGCTGCCATTTTGGGTAACCCAACAAAATACCCGCTAATGACCAGTGCGGCTGACAACCTGCAATATACCTTTGTTTCGCCAACTAACTATTACCCACAAACACCCGATAACTTTGGACAGAGCGGGTCGCGTAAAAACACCTCAGCTACTTACATAGGTCTGTTAACAAGCTTAAAAGATCCGCGCGTGTTTGTAACGGCTGAGCCTGCCCGGTACAATGTTGATAACCTGAAAGAAAGTCCAACCTCATTTTCATCATTTATCGGTGCCGATCCGGGCCTGGATTTAGGTGTGATGTATAACAATGCAGGCTTGCAGAAATATTCTTTCCTTAACAGGAAACGTTATTACTCAACTTATACCGGCGAACCTTCTATACAAATAGGTTACCCTGAGCTGATGTTTAACATAGCCGAAGGTATTAACAGAGGTTGGGCTACAGGCAATGCGGAGGATTATTATATCAAAGGAATACAAGCTTCGTTTGCTTTCTACAGTATCCCAACCGGTTCAGGTACTTTCACCGCTTATTTTTACCGCCCTGGTTCAACCAACGTAGCGGCTTTATCTAACTACGATACTTATACCATTAACGTTGATTGGGCTACCTACTATGCACAAACCGGTGTTAAATATACCACCGGTACAACTGGTTTAACTAAGATATTGCAGCAAAAATACCTGGCGTTGTTCCGTCACTCAGGTTTGGAATCATATTTCACATACCGTCGTACCGGCGTGCCAACCTTTACAACCGGGCCAGGTACAGGTAACGGTGGTCGTATAGCAACCCGTTTCCAGTATCCGCAGTCAGAGCGTACTTCAAATGCCGATAATTATAACAAGGCGTTAGTGAGTCAGTATGGCGGTAACGATGATATTAATGGTATCATGTACATACTTAAATAA